The Lycium ferocissimum isolate CSIRO_LF1 chromosome 1, AGI_CSIRO_Lferr_CH_V1, whole genome shotgun sequence genome includes a region encoding these proteins:
- the LOC132030197 gene encoding 2-alkenal reductase (NADP(+)-dependent)-like: protein MGEEEVSNKQIILKHYITGYPKESDMEIKNSSIKLNVGEGRNGVVLKNLYLSCDPYMRSRMKKIEGSYVQSFTPGSPITGLGVAKVLESGDSNFQKGDLVWGMTGWEEYSIVTATQTLFKIHHKDVPLSYYTGILGVVWLLMLVLMQQSTVFGTTK from the exons ATGGGAGAAGAAGAAGTGAGCAACAAACAGATCATTCTGAAGCACTATATCACTGGTTACCCTAAGGAATCTGACATGGAGATCAAGAATAGCAGCATTAAACTGAATGTTGGAGAAGGCAGGAATGGTGTTGTTTTGAAGAATCTTTACTTGTCATGTGATCCTTACATGCGTTCTCGCATGAAGAAAATTGAGGGTAGTTATGTTCAGTCCTTCACTCCTGGCTCT CCTATCACGGGACTTGGAGTGGCTAAAGTTTTGGAGTCTGGTGATTCAAACTTCCAGAAAGGTGACTTAGTTTGGGGAATGACTGGATGGGAGGAGTATAGTATTGTAACAGCTACTCAGACTTTGTTTAAAATTCATCACAAGGATGTGCCTCTTTCCTACTATACTGGAATCCTTG gggttgtttggttgctGATGCTCGTTTTAATGCAACAAAGTACGGTGTTTGGTACAACTAAGTAG